From a region of the Kaistia sp. 32K genome:
- a CDS encoding methionine ABC transporter ATP-binding protein, whose protein sequence is MIRLVNIARDFSTRVGITRALHGINLEVPAGQIFGIIGASGAGKSTLVRTINLLERPTEGDVFLGDERITSARGEELRRLRRRIGMVFQHFNLLNSRTVAGNIAYPLELGGRLRRREIDAKVSGLLARVGLVEHADKYPKQLSGGQRQRVGIARALANDPEVLLCDEATSALDPVTTRSVLSLLREINRDLGVTIVLITHEMEVIRQTCDRVAVLDHGRVVETGPPLDVFLHPKHPATLKLVREAEHLDPVVDLDPADAGRLYRLTLTGETAHKPALSLTARETGVDFEIVEGRVGHVRDVRYAKFVVRLFGGDEDSAVRLLRHTGVHVERVTPEEIADAV, encoded by the coding sequence ATGATCCGACTCGTCAACATTGCGCGCGATTTCTCCACGCGTGTCGGGATCACTCGCGCCCTTCACGGGATCAATCTGGAAGTTCCGGCGGGGCAGATCTTCGGCATCATTGGCGCCTCTGGCGCCGGCAAGTCGACTTTGGTTCGTACCATCAACCTTCTGGAGCGACCGACCGAAGGCGACGTGTTCCTCGGCGATGAGCGGATTACATCGGCGCGGGGCGAGGAGCTAAGACGCCTGCGGCGACGCATTGGCATGGTGTTCCAGCACTTCAATCTCCTGAACTCCCGCACGGTCGCCGGAAACATCGCCTATCCGCTGGAACTCGGCGGCCGCCTCCGCCGCCGCGAAATCGACGCGAAGGTTTCGGGGCTGCTCGCGCGCGTCGGGCTCGTCGAGCATGCCGACAAATATCCGAAACAGCTCTCCGGCGGCCAGCGGCAGCGTGTCGGCATTGCCCGGGCACTGGCCAACGATCCTGAGGTGCTGCTGTGCGACGAAGCGACCAGCGCCCTCGATCCCGTCACGACGCGATCGGTGCTTTCGCTTCTTCGCGAGATCAATCGCGATCTCGGCGTGACGATCGTGCTCATCACGCATGAAATGGAAGTCATTCGCCAGACATGCGATCGCGTGGCGGTGCTCGATCACGGCCGCGTCGTCGAGACCGGGCCGCCCCTCGACGTCTTCCTGCATCCGAAACATCCGGCGACGCTGAAGCTGGTACGCGAGGCCGAGCATCTCGATCCCGTCGTGGATCTGGATCCCGCCGATGCCGGCCGCCTCTACCGGCTGACCCTGACGGGCGAGACCGCGCACAAGCCGGCCCTGAGCCTGACGGCGCGCGAGACGGGCGTGGATTTCGAGATCGTCGAAGGCCGCGTCGGCCATGTCCGCGACGTTCGGTATGCCAAGTTCGTCGTGCGTCTCTTTGGCGGAGATGAGGATAGCGCGGTCAGGTTGCTCCGCCATACCGGCGTCCACGTCGAACGGGTGACGCCGGAGGAAATCGCCGATGCCGTTTGA
- a CDS encoding methionine ABC transporter permease, whose amino-acid sequence MPFDAIYWSDIFRALGQTLAMLAGSLVFTVLFGLPLGILLFLTGRRQALEQPLAYGGISFVLNIIRSIPFIILLIVLMPVTVIVTGTSLGVRGVIFPLVVGTAPFFARLVETALREVDKGIIEASESMGATTAQTIFRAVLPEAYPSLAAAITLTAVVLIDYTAMAGAIGGGGLGDLAIRFGYQRFKTEIMLVCVTILIVLVQLIQMTGDRVVRRFSRS is encoded by the coding sequence ATGCCGTTTGACGCCATCTATTGGAGCGACATCTTTCGCGCGCTCGGCCAGACGCTGGCCATGCTCGCGGGATCGCTTGTTTTCACCGTCCTGTTCGGCCTTCCGCTCGGCATCCTCCTGTTTCTCACCGGCCGGCGCCAGGCGCTGGAGCAGCCGCTGGCCTATGGCGGGATATCGTTTGTTCTCAACATCATCCGCTCGATCCCTTTCATCATCCTGCTGATCGTGCTGATGCCGGTCACGGTGATCGTCACCGGCACCTCGCTCGGCGTGCGTGGCGTCATCTTTCCGCTGGTGGTCGGGACGGCGCCCTTCTTCGCGAGGCTCGTGGAAACGGCTCTGCGCGAGGTCGACAAGGGCATCATCGAGGCGAGTGAATCGATGGGCGCCACGACGGCCCAGACGATTTTCCGTGCCGTGCTTCCCGAGGCCTATCCGAGCCTGGCCGCCGCCATCACGCTCACCGCGGTGGTCCTGATCGACTACACCGCCATGGCCGGCGCCATCGGAGGCGGTGGTCTCGGCGATCTCGCCATCCGCTTTGGCTACCAGCGCTTCAAGACGGAAATCATGCTGGTCTGCGTCACGATCCTGATCGTGCTCGTCCAGCTCATTCAAATGACGGGCGACCGCGTCGTCCGGCGCTTTTCCCGCAGTTGA